A single genomic interval of Astyanax mexicanus isolate ESR-SI-001 chromosome 4, AstMex3_surface, whole genome shotgun sequence harbors:
- the LOC111188978 gene encoding uncharacterized protein LOC111188978 gives MGNEPSNDKKQSSSCPAKSATLAKPERNYCFVCGEAQTKIARHFKMHIKEDVEIARALSLPTNSKERKHLLEALRNKGNFSHNNDVLRKGEGSLKVKRRAFHCADSKKYEYCVHCKGMFLRQELWRHMRRCRSKPATSPSTSPSVGRKRVLTIATTATSILSGTTSAELLKLMSNMIDDNIAQNVRNDPGLLQFAQSLFNRHGHDKTKHEYIRQKLRELGRFLATLRKKNPSATMEDAMKPENFIDVTEAVRETAGFDQAENTFRTPSLALKIGHSLLKISELFQCQALISGDAELGKCADAFQKLYKTKWAECISHSALGTLSSLKYNKPNKLPLTQDIKKTEHPSPAHFTVCLHGTKQRGI, from the coding sequence AAACAAAAATAGCGAGGCAttttaaaatgcatataaaaGAAGATGTGGAAATAGCAAGAGCTCTAAGCCTTCCCACAAACTCAAAAGAGAGGAAACATCTGCTGGAGGCTTTAAGGAACAAAGGCAACTTTTCTCATAATAATGATGTCCTAAGAAAAGGAGAAGGTAGTCTGAAAGTAAAGAGGCGGGCATTTCATTGTGCTGACTCCAAAAAGTATGAGTACTGCGTGCACTGCAAGGGTATGTTTTTACGTCAGGAGCTTTGGAGGCATATGCGGAGATGTAGGTCTAAACCAGCAACTTCACCATCTACTTCACCTTCTGTAGGGCGGAAAAGAGTCCTGACAATTGCAACAACTGCAACATCAATTCTGTCAGGAACAACAAGTGCTGAGCTCCTGAAATTGATGAGTAACATGATTGATGATAATATTGCACAGAACGTGAGAAATGATCCTGGCCTCTTGCAGTTCGCACAGTCTCTTTTTAATAGGCACGGACATGACAAGACAAAACATGAATATATTCGTCAGAAGCTTCGGGAACTTGGACGATTTTTAGCAACTCTACGCAAAAAAAATCCATCTGCGACAATGGAAGATGCCATGAAGCCTGAAAATTTCATCGATGTCACTGAAGCAGTGAGGGAGACAGCAGGCTTCGACCAAGCAGAAAACACTTTCAGAACTCCAAGCTTGGCATTAAAAATTGGTCACTCTCTCCTGAAAATCAGTGAACTATTCCAGTGTCAAGCCCTAATTTCTGGGGATGCAGAGCTAGGCAAATGTGCAGATGCATTCCAAAAGCTGTACAAGACAAAATGGGCAGAATGCATCTCGCACTCTGCACTGGGGACCCTCAGTAGTTTAAAGTACAATAAACCAAACAAGCTCCCACTCACACAggacataaaaaaaactgaacaccCATCTCCAGCACATTTCACAGTCTGCTTACATGGCACTAAGCAACGAGGCATCTGA